A window of the Ipomoea triloba cultivar NCNSP0323 chromosome 14, ASM357664v1 genome harbors these coding sequences:
- the LOC116004349 gene encoding zinc finger CCCH domain-containing protein 15-like — protein sequence MEYDLLSSPSFLSQASNASFDFNSLYNSIMIPPNSLHIGESSSGGESQALEATTSGIPHSQLLLDQQYHRDLMDRHNAVLAHLRETAKQAQALRQENINLKMANLDLNNRLTLLLKASSDYAAKFGAPSKFGMRRKSVPVGDDESTSQGQLWEDMGATTSSGDCHESPTSVMDSGRVERNNVDRVLLPKSISVRSSGYLKTAQAGGSRPENRSKASHTAQRVYLKGAKKEEQPLELEVYNQGMFKTELCNKWQETGACPYGDNCQFAHGLEELRPVLRHPRYKTEVCRMVLNGDPCPYGHRCHFRHSLTDQEKLIRALNSRSLNSSLSS from the exons ATGGAGTACGATTTGCTGTCTTCGCCGTCGTTTCTTAGCCAAGCGTCTAACGCCTCCTTCGATTTCAACTCGCTCTACAATTCTATTATGATTCCTCCGAATTCTCTTCATATTGGAGAATCGTCCAGTGGAGGTGAAAGCCAGGCGTTGGAGGCGACGACATCAGGCATTCctcactctcagctcctgctgGACCAGCAGTACCACCGGGACCTGATGGACCGCCACAATGCCGTCCTCGCTCACCTCCGCGAGACGGCGAAACAAGCCCAAGCGCTCCGGCAGGAGAACATCAATCTCAAGATGGCGAACCTCGATTTGAACAACCGCCTTACCTTGCTGCTCAAGGCGTCGTCGGATTACGCTGCTAAGTTCGGTGCCCCGTCCAAATTCGGAATGAGGAGGAAGAGCGTCCCAGTTGGAGACGACGAATCGACAAGCCAGGGACAGTTGTGGGAGGACATGGGTGCGACGACGTCGTCTGGAGACTGTCACGAGAGCCCAACTAGCGTGATGGACTCGGGTCGGGTCGAGAGAAATAACGTGGACAGGGTTCTGCTTCCCAAGAGTATCTCTGTCCGCTCCAGTGGCTACTTGAAGACAGCTCAAGCCGGTGGAAGTAGGCCTGAGAATCGGTCCAAAGCCTCCCATACAGcg CAAAGGGTGTATCTGAAAGGAGCCAAGAAGGAAGAGCAGCCACTAGAATTGGAAGTGTACAACCAGGGGATGTTCAAGACTGAGCTTTGCAACAAATGGCAAGAAACAGGTGCATGCCCATATGGAGACAACTGCCAGTTTGCACACGGCCTGGAGGAGCTCCGCCCAGTCCTCCGCCATCCACGCTACAAGACTGAGGTTTGCCGCATGGTCCTCAACGGCGACCCTTGCCCTTACGGCCACCGCTGCCACTTCCGTCACTCCCTCACTGACCAGGAGAAACTCATCAGGGCACTCAACTCCAGGTCCCTCAATTCCTCACTTTCCTCATGA